A stretch of DNA from Spirosoma endbachense:
TGCCTGTACGATTGGATAAGCGAGTGCGCAGCCCGTACCTTCACCTAACCGCAGGTCAAGATTGAGCAACGGCCGAACGCCCAGGAAGCGAAGCATTTGCTGATGCCCGGCTTCGTCGGATTGATGACAGAAAATACAGTTTTGCAGCACTGCTGGGTTGAGGGCGTGAGCGACCAACAAGGCTGAGGTAGCAATGAAACCATCGACCAGGATAATCATACCGTTTTCTGCGGCCTGTAACATACCCCCCACGATAGCCGCAATTTCTAGGCCACCCACTGTCGCTAAAATAGCCATTGGATCGGTCAGACCTATGTGATGGGAAGCCACTTCCTGCAAAATGGCTAGCTTATGCGCCAGCCCGGCATCGTTCAGTCCGGTACCGCGCCCAACACATTGTTCGAGTGGTAGACCCGTCAGGCGGTGCATGAGTAGGGTAGCGGGAGAGGTATTCCCAATGCCCATTTCGCCAAAACCAATGATGTTGCAGCCGCGATACTGAATCCCGTTCACCAACGTTTTTCCGGCGTCTATGGCCGCAGCACATTCGTCGGGAGTCATGGCGGGTTCATAACGCATGTTTCGGGTGCCGGGCCGGATTTTATATTTAACGAAGCTGGGCGTGTTCTCGTCAAACGATCCATTTACGCCAACATCACAAACCAGTAACGTCAACCCATTTTGGCGACAAAACACATTGATGGCGGCTCCGCCTGCAATGAAGTTTTTAACCATGCCATAGGTAATATCGGCCGGGTAAGCACTAATACCCTCAGCGGCCAGCCCGTGATCGCCCGCGAAAACAAGCAGGTGTGGATTGGTTAGAACAGGTGTCTCCGTTTGCTGAATCAGCGCAATCTGAAGAGCCAGTTCTTCTAATCGCCCCAGCGCACCCAGTGGTTTGGTTTTATTGTCGATACGCCGACGAATCGTTGTTTCGAGCGTAGTGAATGATGACGTGAATGTCATTGTTAAGTAAGAAGGCTTGATTCCGGTATTCGGCTTGGTCAGCCAACCGAATACCGGAAAATTGTAAATCAAATGCCGTAAGCTAGTGCTCGGCCAAGTTAAACCTATAAGCCGGGCCGCCGATGCGCCGGGCCGCCGATGCGGTGTCAAAAACCTTATAGGTTTGTCATGACTAGTACGTATACAATAGAAATTGGATGAGTACTAGGAAAGAATTGCCTCTAAATCGGCGGGAGAGTAGTTGATGCTCTTGAGTGTTTTATGGTCGGCATCGCGATAGACCAGGAATTTTCCGTCTGATTCGACAAAATGACAATCGACCCCTTTGGCCTGATATTGGGCAACCGTTGCTTCGGCCTCTTCGACTGTCAGGCAGGCTTTGCTCATGTTGGACCGTTGAACTTCGTCAAATAACGCTTTGAATTTATCGCCCAGACCAAACTCCAGAACGGCTCCCGATAACACATACTGTAAATCGCAGAGGGCGTCGGCTACGGCAACGAGGTCGCCTTCGGCAATGGCTTCCCGAAATTCGTCGAGTTCTTCAGCCAGCAGCGACACCCGAAGTTTACAACGGGCTTCGGATGGGATCTGGGGCGAGTCGAGAACGGGTGCATGAAACGTGCGGTGAAATTCCGCAACCTGGGTAAGTGAGTCTGGTGAATGCATTCTGAACTATGATTACGTTGATTAGATGATTTCGCTGACCTGGGCGTTAATAATCAGCTTGATTTTGGAGGGTCTATTGAGTTAGCGACCCGTTTAAACTGGAGACTTCGGGCACCAAAATTGATTAATAAACCAATTCTGAAGTGATAGGCTTCAAGGTAATTGATAGCCTGAACAAGATGGACATCCTCCAACTGAGTGACTGCTTTTAATTCGACTGCGAGAAAATTGTTGATCAGAAAGTCTACCCAACGTGCTCCAATTTGTAGACCTCGATAAAAAATGGGCATTTCCACTTCTCTGGCAAATGAGATTTGGGCTTTGTCCAATTCAATGGCTAAAGCTCGCTGGTAAATAACTTCCTGAAAGCCATTCTCTAACGGACAGTGCACTTCCTTAGCGCACCCAATAATTCGGCTGGTCAATTCTGAATGTTCGTAACAATTATCAATCATGTCAAGGTACGATGGTTATTTATTTCAACGAATCAGTGAAATCAATTGATCAGCGTAATCACAGTTCAGCTAGCAGGTTCGTTTTAAAAAGTTTAATGGCGATTGCCAGCAGGATAATGCCGAATATCTTGCGGAGTACGGCCAGACCGCCCGATCCCAATCGGGTTTCGAGCCATCCTGACGACTTTAGAACGGCATAGATCAGAAACAGATTCAGAATAATGCCGACAATGATATTCGCCGTTTGATACTCCGCGCGTAGGGAGATAAGGGTCGTTAGTGTACCGGCCCCGGCAATAAGCGGAAACGCAATGGGCACAATGTGCGTTGCTCCGCCCGTACTGCTTTCATCCGGTTTGAAAATCGTGCGACCCAGAATCATTTCCAGGCCAATCAGAAAAATGATGAGAGCTCCGGCTACGGCAAACGACGCAACGTCAACGCCAAACAGTTTCAGGAGACGTTCGCCAACAAATAAAAATGACACCATCAGGGCCCCCGATACGAACGTTGCCCGTTCTGACTCGATCTTGCCGACTTTTTTTCGGAGATCGATAATGACAGGCAATGAGCCAATCACATCAATAACCGAAAATAGAATAAGGGTGACCGAGGCAATTTCTTTTATATTAAACATGGTATTCTTTGGTCATTCTGAAAACGTTACTGTTGGAATGACAAAAGGAATTGTTTTAAGGTTTCAATCTCATCATCCGTAATGGCGGGGAAGTTGGCAATACGGAATGTCGTCGTTTTCCAGTCGCCATACCCGTTACCAAGGGTGATCCCTGCCTGTTGAGCTGCTTGTTTGATGGCCTTGATAGCCGCTTCGGACCCTTCAACGGCTATGACCGTATCGGATCGCTCGGCCGGATTGTCGATCAGTAACCGAAAGGGCGATGTGTTCATTTCCTGCTCGAAAAACGAATACCAGGCCGCACTCCGTTTTTTGGTGATAGCGTCTACCTCAGCAATAGGCGGAATTTGCTGTAACACGCGCATCAGCAGGTAGATACCAAGGCCGTTGGGCGTATAGGGCGTCTGGAATTTGGCAAAGTTTTCGTGGATGAACAACAGACTGTTATAGTGATCGTTTTCGCCGATTTCCTGCGCCCGTGTGAGGGCCGCAGGTGAATAAACCAGCACAGCCAGTCCGGCTGGCAACCCGAAACATTTTTGTACAGATGCAAACCAAACATCGGCCAGTGTCCAGTCGAACTGGATACCCGCCATTGATGAAACCGAATCGACGGCAATCAGGGCAGACCCTTCATTACTCGAAAAATCCCGCCGGAATTGAGCGAGTGTTTCCATCGTGACCTGGGTTCCGTTGGACGTTTCATTCTGGACAAGGCAAAGTACATCGGCCTCATTGAGTTCGATCGGCGGTTTAATCTTGTAGGCATATTCAGCCCATTTTTTGCCGAATGCGCCACTGTATGGATGTAAACTAGCCTGAACCGTCAGCGATTGGGTCACAATCTCCCAGCACTCCGTTGCCGAGGATACAAGGGCGATATGATAATCGGCCGGAATGGCGAGTTTGTCGTGTAAAAGCCGGACTGTTTCTTTCACAATGTCCATAAACCCCGCGCTACGGTGGTTCAGACTGACAATGCCTTCGCGTACGGCTTCGGCGGCATAGTCGGCTACCTGCGGATAAACTTTCGACGGCCCTGGGTAAAAGGTGATCATGGTGTTCGATACTGGAGGATGGACAATGAATACTGTAAAGATGGAGCCTTCCCTAACAAGCTAAGCGCTGGTATCCATGTCTCATTAGCCATTAGTTAATAAAAAACGAACGGCCATTTCATACCCTTTGAGCCCTAGACCGACGATAACTCCTTTGCATTTAGCCGACAGATAGCTGTGATGGCGAAATGATTCGCGGGCATGAACATTGGATATATGAACCTCAATGGCCGGGGCCGTTACCGCAGAAAGCGCATCGGCAATGGCAATCGAGGTATGGGTGTAAGCGCCAGCGTTGATCACGATGCCGTCGATCGTAAAGCCGAGTTCATGAATTTTATCCAGTAGCTCACCCTCGTGATTCGACTGAAAATAGCGAAGTTGCACATCAGGAAACATAGCTTCCAGCGTTTCCAGGTAATCCACAAAGGAGCGGTTACCATAAATATCGGGTTCGCGTTTGCCCAGCAGGTTCAGGTTGGGCCCGTTGATAATAAGAATCTGTTTCATAAAAATGTATACTGGAT
This window harbors:
- the cobT gene encoding nicotinate-nucleotide--dimethylbenzimidazole phosphoribosyltransferase, yielding MTFTSSFTTLETTIRRRIDNKTKPLGALGRLEELALQIALIQQTETPVLTNPHLLVFAGDHGLAAEGISAYPADITYGMVKNFIAGGAAINVFCRQNGLTLLVCDVGVNGSFDENTPSFVKYKIRPGTRNMRYEPAMTPDECAAAIDAGKTLVNGIQYRGCNIIGFGEMGIGNTSPATLLMHRLTGLPLEQCVGRGTGLNDAGLAHKLAILQEVASHHIGLTDPMAILATVGGLEIAAIVGGMLQAAENGMIILVDGFIATSALLVAHALNPAVLQNCIFCHQSDEAGHQQMLRFLGVRPLLNLDLRLGEGTGCALAYPIVQAAVNMLNEMATMDILD
- a CDS encoding pyrophosphohydrolase domain-containing protein; translation: MHSPDSLTQVAEFHRTFHAPVLDSPQIPSEARCKLRVSLLAEELDEFREAIAEGDLVAVADALCDLQYVLSGAVLEFGLGDKFKALFDEVQRSNMSKACLTVEEAEATVAQYQAKGVDCHFVESDGKFLVYRDADHKTLKSINYSPADLEAILS
- a CDS encoding GxxExxY protein, encoding MIDNCYEHSELTSRIIGCAKEVHCPLENGFQEVIYQRALAIELDKAQISFAREVEMPIFYRGLQIGARWVDFLINNFLAVELKAVTQLEDVHLVQAINYLEAYHFRIGLLINFGARSLQFKRVANSIDPPKSS
- a CDS encoding MarC family protein, giving the protein MFNIKEIASVTLILFSVIDVIGSLPVIIDLRKKVGKIESERATFVSGALMVSFLFVGERLLKLFGVDVASFAVAGALIIFLIGLEMILGRTIFKPDESSTGGATHIVPIAFPLIAGAGTLTTLISLRAEYQTANIIVGIILNLFLIYAVLKSSGWLETRLGSGGLAVLRKIFGIILLAIAIKLFKTNLLAEL
- a CDS encoding aminotransferase class V-fold PLP-dependent enzyme; protein product: MITFYPGPSKVYPQVADYAAEAVREGIVSLNHRSAGFMDIVKETVRLLHDKLAIPADYHIALVSSATECWEIVTQSLTVQASLHPYSGAFGKKWAEYAYKIKPPIELNEADVLCLVQNETSNGTQVTMETLAQFRRDFSSNEGSALIAVDSVSSMAGIQFDWTLADVWFASVQKCFGLPAGLAVLVYSPAALTRAQEIGENDHYNSLLFIHENFAKFQTPYTPNGLGIYLLMRVLQQIPPIAEVDAITKKRSAAWYSFFEQEMNTSPFRLLIDNPAERSDTVIAVEGSEAAIKAIKQAAQQAGITLGNGYGDWKTTTFRIANFPAITDDEIETLKQFLLSFQQ
- the aroQ gene encoding type II 3-dehydroquinate dehydratase; amino-acid sequence: MKQILIINGPNLNLLGKREPDIYGNRSFVDYLETLEAMFPDVQLRYFQSNHEGELLDKIHELGFTIDGIVINAGAYTHTSIAIADALSAVTAPAIEVHISNVHARESFRHHSYLSAKCKGVIVGLGLKGYEMAVRFLLTNG